The following coding sequences lie in one Microbacterium sp. XT11 genomic window:
- a CDS encoding ATP-dependent DNA ligase → MKLSELVEAAEEVAATSSRLAKIETLAALLRRADASEILPLAGLLLAKPRQGRLGVGWRGLTSLDITHATEPTLSIADVDHELDALAAASGSGSAAARTATLGGLASRATAEEWDLLARAMLGELRTGALGGVLLDAIAKAAGRPVGVVRRAAMLSGDLGETALLALTGNPEALEQVGLMVGRPVLPMLASTAATPTAALELTGRASVEYKLDGARIQVHRRGDDVSVYTRSLADVTHRVPEIVEVVRGLPADELILDGETLSLDDDGAPRPFQETMSRFGADVARTVALRPWFFDLLHVDGRDLIDEPLSVRLAELERVAGDWRMPGTVTDDAEVAEQVSRDALAAGHEGVVVKAVDSTYTAGRRGKSWVKVKPVLTYDLVVLGAEWGSGRRRGWLSNLHLGARDADGGFGEPGGFVMVGKTFKGLTDELLRWQTDTFPQYEESRTPYAMSMRPELVVEIAIDGVQRSPRYPGGIALRFARVKQYRPDKTAAEADTIQALRALLRG, encoded by the coding sequence ATGAAGCTGTCAGAGCTGGTCGAGGCCGCCGAGGAGGTCGCAGCGACATCGTCGCGTCTCGCGAAGATCGAGACCCTCGCCGCCCTGCTGCGCCGCGCGGATGCGTCGGAGATCCTTCCCCTCGCTGGCCTGCTGCTCGCCAAACCCCGGCAGGGACGCCTGGGAGTCGGCTGGCGCGGCCTCACCTCGCTCGACATCACGCACGCGACCGAGCCGACGCTGAGCATCGCCGACGTCGACCATGAGCTCGACGCTCTCGCCGCGGCATCCGGCTCCGGTTCCGCCGCTGCGCGCACGGCGACCCTCGGTGGGCTCGCCTCGCGCGCCACCGCAGAGGAGTGGGATCTCCTCGCCCGCGCGATGCTCGGCGAACTGCGCACCGGAGCCCTCGGCGGAGTGCTGCTCGACGCGATCGCGAAGGCTGCGGGTCGCCCGGTCGGTGTGGTGCGGCGGGCGGCGATGCTGTCGGGAGACCTCGGGGAGACCGCGCTCCTCGCGCTCACGGGCAACCCCGAAGCCCTCGAGCAGGTGGGTCTGATGGTCGGCCGCCCCGTGCTCCCGATGCTCGCCTCCACCGCGGCGACGCCCACGGCCGCGCTGGAGCTGACCGGTCGCGCCTCGGTCGAGTACAAGCTCGACGGCGCGCGCATCCAGGTGCACCGCCGCGGCGACGACGTGAGCGTCTACACGCGCAGCCTCGCCGACGTCACGCATCGGGTCCCCGAGATCGTCGAGGTCGTGCGAGGCCTGCCCGCCGACGAGCTGATCCTCGACGGCGAGACGCTGTCGCTCGACGACGACGGCGCTCCGCGACCGTTCCAGGAGACGATGTCGCGCTTCGGCGCCGACGTGGCGCGCACCGTCGCACTGCGTCCGTGGTTCTTCGACCTCCTGCACGTCGACGGTCGAGACCTCATCGACGAGCCGCTCTCCGTGCGGTTGGCCGAGCTCGAAAGAGTGGCCGGCGACTGGCGCATGCCGGGGACCGTGACCGACGACGCCGAGGTCGCCGAGCAGGTGTCGCGCGATGCTCTGGCGGCCGGCCACGAAGGTGTCGTGGTCAAGGCGGTCGACTCGACCTACACGGCGGGGCGGCGCGGCAAGTCCTGGGTGAAGGTGAAGCCCGTGCTCACGTACGACCTCGTCGTGCTGGGCGCGGAGTGGGGCTCGGGACGCCGCCGCGGATGGCTGTCGAACCTGCACCTCGGGGCGCGCGATGCCGACGGCGGGTTCGGCGAACCGGGCGGCTTCGTGATGGTCGGCAAGACGTTCAAGGGCCTCACCGATGAGCTGCTCCGCTGGCAGACCGACACCTTTCCCCAGTACGAGGAGTCGCGAACGCCCTACGCCATGAGCATGCGGCCCGAGCTGGTCGTCGAGATCGCCATCGACGGAGTGCAGCGGTCACCGCGGTATCCGGGCGGCATCGCCCTGCGGTTCGCGCGCGTCAAGCAGTACCGCCCCGACAAGACCGCAGCCGAAGCCGATACGATCCAGGCCCTCCGCGCGCTGCTCCGCGGCTGA
- the paaB gene encoding 1,2-phenylacetyl-CoA epoxidase subunit PaaB, translating into MTTPGADAREPWPLWEVFVRANRGLSHVHVGSLHAPDAEMAIRNARDLYTRRGEGVSIWAVPADAIITSDPDAKGAYFESPAGKNYRHAVYYTASEGVPHL; encoded by the coding sequence ATGACGACGCCCGGCGCCGACGCCCGCGAGCCCTGGCCCCTGTGGGAGGTCTTCGTGCGCGCCAACCGCGGACTCAGCCATGTGCACGTCGGATCCCTGCACGCTCCGGATGCCGAGATGGCGATCCGCAACGCGCGCGATCTGTACACCCGCCGCGGCGAGGGCGTGTCGATCTGGGCGGTGCCCGCCGACGCCATCATCACGAGCGACCCCGACGCGAAGGGCGCCTACTTCGAGAGCCCTGCGGGCAAGAACTACCGGCACGCCGTGTACTACACGGCATCCGAGGGGGTGCCGCACCTGTGA
- the paaD gene encoding 1,2-phenylacetyl-CoA epoxidase subunit PaaD has protein sequence MTARRAQGPVAEDAAWRIAASVADPEVPVLTIEDLGVLRAVEVDGDMVRVDITPTYSGCPAMDAIRDDVILALTAAGFARVDVRLVLSPAWTTDWMTDAGKRKLAEYGIAPPTGRAAVGAGPIRLTLSVRCPRCGSLDTREVSRFGSTSCKALYECRACLEPFDHFKVH, from the coding sequence GTGACCGCTCGACGGGCTCAGGGACCGGTGGCCGAGGACGCCGCCTGGCGGATCGCCGCATCCGTCGCCGACCCCGAGGTGCCCGTGCTCACGATCGAAGACCTGGGCGTGCTCCGCGCGGTCGAGGTCGACGGTGACATGGTGCGCGTCGACATCACGCCCACCTACAGCGGCTGCCCGGCGATGGATGCCATCCGCGACGACGTCATCCTCGCGCTCACCGCCGCCGGATTCGCCCGGGTCGACGTGCGCCTCGTGCTCTCGCCCGCCTGGACGACCGACTGGATGACGGATGCAGGCAAGCGCAAGCTCGCGGAGTACGGCATCGCCCCGCCCACCGGCCGGGCGGCGGTGGGAGCGGGGCCGATCCGCCTGACGCTCAGCGTGCGCTGCCCCCGCTGCGGATCGCTCGACACCCGAGAGGTCTCGCGCTTCGGGTCCACCTCGTGCAAGGCGCTCTACGAATGCCGCGCCTGCCTCGAGCCCTTCGACCACTTCAAGGTGCACTGA
- the paaC gene encoding 1,2-phenylacetyl-CoA epoxidase subunit PaaC — translation MSAHDEVRGDVHGDVSVDQLVLSEELAGTGAVAASADVAEYALWLGDDALILSQQLGAWISRAPELEEDVALANIALDLLGHARSLLHYAGSYDGRSEDDLAYFRDEPDFRSCWLVEQPNGDFAQTIARQFVASTYMFELHSALRSSTDETLAAIAEKAVKEVDYHRDHAVQWMLRLAGGTDESRRRIIRAVADVWPYVDELFRDEPLIDRLGDAAVRPSSLRAAFDRVVDTVFAEAELEVPTVASSSAGGRRGSHSTPFGHILAEMQVLARRHPGATW, via the coding sequence GTGAGCGCCCACGACGAGGTCCGGGGCGACGTCCACGGAGACGTCTCGGTCGACCAGCTCGTGCTCAGCGAGGAGCTCGCGGGCACCGGGGCGGTCGCGGCATCCGCCGACGTCGCGGAGTACGCGCTGTGGCTGGGCGACGACGCCCTCATCCTCTCCCAGCAGCTCGGCGCCTGGATCTCCCGCGCACCCGAGCTGGAGGAGGACGTCGCGCTCGCCAACATCGCCCTCGATCTGCTGGGGCACGCCCGCTCGCTGCTGCACTACGCCGGCTCCTACGACGGCCGCAGCGAAGACGACCTCGCGTACTTCCGCGACGAGCCTGACTTCCGCAGCTGCTGGCTCGTGGAGCAGCCCAACGGCGACTTCGCGCAGACGATCGCCCGGCAGTTCGTGGCGTCGACGTACATGTTCGAGCTGCACTCGGCCCTGCGGTCGAGCACAGACGAGACGCTCGCCGCGATCGCCGAGAAGGCTGTCAAGGAGGTCGACTATCACCGCGACCATGCAGTCCAGTGGATGCTGCGCCTGGCCGGCGGCACAGACGAGTCACGGCGGCGCATCATCCGCGCGGTGGCCGACGTGTGGCCCTACGTCGACGAGCTCTTCCGCGACGAGCCTCTCATCGACCGGCTCGGCGACGCGGCAGTCCGGCCGTCGTCGCTGCGTGCGGCGTTCGACAGGGTCGTGGACACCGTGTTCGCCGAGGCGGAGCTCGAGGTCCCCACCGTGGCCTCGTCGTCGGCGGGAGGGCGCCGCGGCTCGCACTCCACGCCGTTCGGCCACATCCTCGCCGAGATGCAGGTGCTCGCACGACGGCACCCGGGGGCGACGTGGTGA
- a CDS encoding thiamine pyrophosphate-binding protein produces MPTVSAHVALTLAQHIDAVFGVMGNGNAYFLDALETQTDVVFTAVRHEQGAVVAADAHYRASGRIAAGTSTYGAGFTNTITALAEAVQAHVPLVLVVGDEPTSGPRPWDVDQIALASAVGARTYTVGRADAAATTVIAIEHALTYRVPVVLAIPYDVAALDAGEVPPAPQPRVPAPLAPRGEFADGMLDEIALALRGARRPFLLAGRGAWLADAGAALGELAAATGALTASSALGRGIFPDSRYDLGVTGGFGADGAMELIRTADVAVVFGASLNQFTMRFGELFAPGTRVFQIDTAPAASHPHVGGFVRADARLAAEELVARVRRAASGDAPAFGPGPERNVGDSGRHAAEGGPADGAPAAASDVSHTPWRETVDVAAARAYPEGDELAPDGRLDPRSAARRIAEFLPHDRIVVSDGGHFIGWANMYWPVAAPDRMMMVGTAFQSIGQGWPSVVGAALARRDSTIVLTSGDGGGLMAIADLESAVRAAGGRGIAVIWNDAAYGAEVNLYGLKGLAQGPMRIPEVDFAAFGEAVGAEGIVVRTLSDLDRLRAWTAEDPATRRFLVLDLRISGDVIAPYQQEIIRVNS; encoded by the coding sequence ATGCCCACTGTCTCCGCGCACGTCGCCCTCACCCTCGCCCAGCACATCGATGCGGTCTTCGGCGTGATGGGAAACGGCAACGCCTACTTCCTCGACGCGCTGGAGACGCAGACCGACGTCGTCTTCACAGCCGTGCGTCACGAACAGGGCGCCGTGGTCGCGGCGGATGCTCACTACCGCGCCTCCGGCCGGATCGCCGCGGGCACATCCACGTACGGAGCCGGCTTCACCAACACGATCACGGCATTGGCCGAGGCCGTGCAGGCTCACGTGCCGCTCGTGCTCGTCGTCGGTGACGAGCCCACCTCGGGCCCGCGTCCGTGGGATGTGGACCAGATCGCGCTCGCCTCGGCGGTCGGCGCGCGGACGTACACCGTGGGGCGGGCGGATGCTGCCGCGACGACGGTCATCGCGATCGAGCATGCGCTGACCTACCGCGTGCCCGTGGTGCTCGCGATCCCCTACGACGTGGCCGCGCTCGATGCCGGAGAGGTGCCGCCCGCGCCGCAACCGCGGGTACCCGCCCCTCTCGCGCCGCGCGGCGAGTTCGCCGACGGGATGCTCGACGAGATCGCCCTCGCGCTGCGCGGCGCACGGCGCCCGTTCCTGCTCGCGGGGCGGGGTGCGTGGCTGGCGGATGCCGGCGCGGCTCTCGGCGAGCTGGCCGCCGCGACCGGCGCGCTGACCGCGTCGTCGGCGCTCGGCCGCGGAATCTTCCCCGATTCGCGGTACGACCTCGGCGTCACCGGCGGCTTCGGGGCCGACGGGGCCATGGAGCTGATCCGCACCGCCGACGTGGCGGTGGTGTTCGGCGCGTCGCTCAACCAGTTCACGATGCGCTTCGGCGAGCTCTTCGCACCGGGAACGCGCGTGTTCCAGATCGACACGGCTCCAGCCGCGTCCCACCCCCACGTGGGCGGTTTCGTGCGGGCCGATGCCCGGCTCGCCGCTGAGGAGCTGGTCGCGCGGGTTCGCCGCGCGGCATCCGGCGATGCGCCCGCGTTCGGGCCCGGGCCCGAACGAAACGTCGGAGATTCCGGGCGACACGCCGCGGAGGGCGGCCCGGCAGACGGCGCGCCGGCCGCGGCATCCGACGTTTCGCACACCCCATGGCGCGAGACGGTCGACGTGGCGGCGGCGCGGGCGTACCCCGAGGGCGATGAGCTCGCACCGGACGGGCGTCTGGATCCGCGGTCGGCTGCCCGCCGCATCGCCGAGTTCCTCCCTCATGACCGCATCGTCGTGTCCGACGGCGGCCACTTCATCGGCTGGGCGAACATGTACTGGCCGGTGGCGGCGCCCGACCGCATGATGATGGTCGGCACCGCGTTCCAGTCCATCGGGCAGGGCTGGCCGAGCGTGGTCGGCGCGGCGCTCGCCCGCCGCGACTCCACCATCGTGCTGACGTCGGGAGACGGCGGAGGCCTCATGGCGATCGCGGACCTCGAGTCGGCGGTGCGCGCCGCCGGCGGCCGTGGGATCGCGGTGATCTGGAACGACGCGGCCTACGGCGCCGAAGTGAACCTCTACGGGCTCAAGGGCCTCGCGCAGGGTCCGATGCGCATCCCGGAGGTCGATTTCGCGGCCTTCGGTGAGGCGGTCGGCGCCGAAGGCATCGTCGTCCGCACTCTGAGCGACCTCGACCGACTTCGCGCCTGGACGGCCGAAGACCCGGCGACCAGGAGGTTCCTCGTGCTCGACCTGCGCATCTCAGGCGACGTCATCGCGCCGTACCAACAGGAGATCATCCGCGTGAACTCCTGA
- the paaA gene encoding 1,2-phenylacetyl-CoA epoxidase subunit PaaA has protein sequence MTSPADLSLVESEPSPEERLFDELIANEQRIEPRDWMPEGYRKTLIRQISQHAHSEIIGMQPEGNWITRAPSLKRKAILMAKVQDEAGHGLYLYSAAQTLGITREEMMDQLISGTAKYSSIFNYPTPTWADMGAIGWLVDGAAICNQVPLCRASYGPYGRAMVRICKEESFHQRQGFEILLTLMRGTEEQRQMAQDAVNRWYWPSLAMFGPPDDQSPNSAQSMKWKIKRFSNDELRQRFVGMLVPQAEILGVTLPDPELRWNEQAGRYDMGEIDWDEFFEVLKGNGPCNAERLERRRTAHEEGAWVREAAAEYARKQAAKAVA, from the coding sequence ATGACCAGTCCCGCAGACCTCTCCCTCGTCGAGTCCGAGCCGTCGCCCGAGGAGCGCCTGTTCGACGAGCTCATCGCGAACGAGCAGCGCATCGAGCCCCGGGACTGGATGCCCGAGGGGTATCGCAAGACGCTCATCCGCCAGATCTCGCAGCACGCGCACTCGGAGATCATCGGCATGCAGCCGGAAGGCAACTGGATCACCCGGGCGCCGAGCCTCAAGCGCAAGGCGATCCTCATGGCAAAGGTGCAAGACGAGGCCGGCCACGGGCTCTACCTCTACTCCGCCGCGCAGACGCTCGGCATCACGCGCGAAGAGATGATGGACCAGCTCATCAGCGGCACGGCCAAGTACTCCTCGATCTTCAACTACCCCACCCCGACCTGGGCCGACATGGGAGCGATCGGCTGGCTCGTCGACGGCGCGGCCATCTGCAACCAGGTGCCGCTGTGCCGTGCGTCGTACGGCCCGTACGGACGCGCCATGGTGCGCATCTGCAAAGAGGAATCGTTCCACCAGCGTCAGGGCTTCGAGATCCTGCTGACGCTCATGCGCGGCACCGAGGAGCAGCGGCAGATGGCGCAGGATGCCGTGAACCGCTGGTACTGGCCGAGCCTGGCGATGTTCGGGCCGCCCGACGACCAGTCGCCGAACTCGGCCCAGTCGATGAAGTGGAAGATCAAGCGCTTCTCCAACGACGAGCTGCGCCAGCGCTTCGTGGGGATGCTCGTGCCGCAGGCCGAGATCCTCGGAGTCACCCTCCCGGACCCGGAACTGAGGTGGAACGAGCAGGCAGGGCGGTACGACATGGGCGAGATCGACTGGGACGAGTTCTTCGAGGTGCTCAAGGGGAATGGCCCGTGCAACGCCGAGCGGCTCGAACGCCGCCGCACCGCGCACGAGGAGGGCGCCTGGGTGCGCGAGGCGGCGGCGGAGTACGCCCGCAAGCAGGCGGCGAAGGCGGTGGCATGA
- a CDS encoding enoyl-CoA hydratase/isomerase family protein, with translation MIELTLSDGVATVVLNAPAKLNALDEQAIAELGAAYAEAEAAGVRALVLRGEGRAFCAGRDISGVDPREDDVIGYLDGLVTPLLQRMSRFPAPTFAAAHGACLGVGLGLLIATDVVYVAESAKIGSPFAALGATLDSGGHALFLDRLGAHKALDLIYTGRLMTGTEAVQSGLFSRVFPDDDVERETTDAAARAAHGATAAFLASKRLIARMRDERMTLWDSVALENRTQAALCDTDDYREGFAAFQEKRRPEFRGR, from the coding sequence ATGATCGAGCTGACCCTGTCCGACGGCGTCGCCACCGTCGTCCTGAACGCTCCGGCGAAGCTGAACGCGCTCGACGAGCAGGCCATCGCCGAGCTCGGGGCGGCGTACGCCGAGGCCGAGGCCGCCGGCGTCCGCGCCCTCGTGCTGCGCGGCGAGGGGAGGGCGTTCTGCGCCGGCCGCGACATCTCCGGGGTCGACCCGCGCGAGGACGACGTGATCGGATACCTCGACGGACTGGTCACGCCGCTGCTGCAGCGGATGTCGCGGTTCCCCGCCCCGACCTTCGCCGCCGCGCACGGGGCGTGCCTTGGCGTGGGCCTCGGTCTGCTCATCGCGACGGACGTCGTGTACGTCGCCGAGTCCGCGAAGATCGGATCACCGTTCGCCGCGCTCGGCGCGACGCTGGACTCCGGCGGCCATGCGTTGTTCCTCGACCGCCTCGGCGCGCACAAGGCGCTCGATCTCATCTACACCGGGCGGCTGATGACCGGGACGGAGGCGGTGCAGTCCGGGCTGTTCTCGCGCGTGTTCCCCGACGACGACGTGGAGCGCGAGACGACGGATGCCGCGGCACGAGCCGCGCACGGCGCGACGGCCGCCTTCCTGGCGAGCAAGCGGCTGATCGCGCGGATGCGTGACGAGCGGATGACCCTATGGGACTCGGTGGCCCTCGAGAACCGCACGCAGGCGGCGCTGTGCGACACCGACGACTACCGGGAGGGCTTCGCGGCGTTCCAGGAGAAGCGGAGACCCGAGTTCCGGGGGCGCTGA
- a CDS encoding phosphoribosyltransferase, which yields MRDNVSVTDASNERETLTWDGFGIATRDLARRILASGFEPEVVVAIARGGLLPAGAIAYGLGVKNCGAINVEFYTGIGTVLDAPEVLPPELDMNYLDGRRVLLVDDVADSGRTLALAVQLLKDKGADVRSVTIYTKPSTIVQPDYAWKDTDLWINFPWSFQGTVREEDLGLPPTA from the coding sequence ATGCGCGACAATGTATCGGTGACTGATGCATCGAACGAGCGGGAGACGCTCACCTGGGACGGCTTCGGAATCGCGACGAGAGACCTCGCGCGTCGCATCCTCGCCAGCGGCTTCGAACCGGAGGTGGTCGTCGCCATCGCGCGCGGAGGACTTCTTCCTGCGGGCGCCATCGCCTACGGCCTCGGCGTGAAGAACTGCGGTGCGATCAACGTCGAGTTCTACACCGGCATCGGTACGGTGCTCGATGCCCCGGAGGTGCTGCCTCCCGAGCTCGACATGAACTACCTCGACGGACGGCGCGTGCTGCTCGTCGACGACGTCGCGGATTCCGGTCGGACCCTCGCGCTCGCCGTGCAGCTGCTCAAGGACAAGGGTGCCGACGTGCGATCGGTCACGATCTACACGAAGCCTTCGACGATCGTCCAGCCCGACTACGCGTGGAAGGACACCGATCTCTGGATCAACTTCCCGTGGTCGTTCCAGGGAACCGTGCGCGAAGAGGACCTCGGCCTGCCACCGACCGCGTAG
- a CDS encoding PhzF family phenazine biosynthesis protein translates to MTDAPEILRFSAFAATPEGGNPAGVVLDAQSLDAATMQRIAAEVGYSETAFVVGEDRTGAVPRYRLRYWSPAAEVPFCGHATVATAVALAERDGPGSVLFDTEAGQIELQSTTDAAGAVAVSFTSVEPAVRELRPDVRDRLLDLLGLTWEDLDPRFPAAESFAGNWHPIIVLADRDLFHQFRFAPDRVAALMREQAWLGTVTVLNALSPFEFEARNLFPVGRITEDPATGSAAASTGAYLRQHGFVGRTIQIRQGVHVGRPSLLAVTIPPSGGITVSGGATRIG, encoded by the coding sequence ATGACGGATGCTCCCGAGATCCTCCGCTTCAGCGCCTTCGCCGCGACGCCCGAAGGCGGGAATCCGGCAGGAGTCGTGCTCGACGCACAATCGCTCGACGCGGCCACCATGCAACGGATCGCGGCGGAGGTCGGCTACTCCGAGACGGCGTTCGTGGTCGGCGAGGACCGCACCGGCGCCGTCCCGCGATACCGGCTGCGCTATTGGTCCCCTGCCGCGGAGGTGCCTTTCTGCGGCCATGCGACGGTTGCGACGGCCGTAGCGCTGGCCGAACGCGACGGCCCCGGGTCCGTGCTGTTCGACACGGAGGCCGGACAGATCGAGCTGCAGTCGACGACTGATGCCGCCGGTGCCGTCGCCGTGTCGTTCACGAGCGTCGAACCCGCGGTCCGCGAGCTGCGACCGGATGTGCGTGATCGGCTGCTCGACCTGCTCGGTCTGACCTGGGAAGATCTCGATCCGCGCTTCCCCGCGGCGGAGTCGTTCGCCGGGAACTGGCATCCGATCATCGTGCTGGCCGATCGCGACCTGTTCCACCAGTTCCGCTTCGCACCCGACCGGGTGGCCGCGCTCATGCGCGAACAGGCGTGGCTGGGCACCGTGACCGTGCTCAACGCGCTGAGCCCCTTCGAGTTCGAGGCGCGGAACCTGTTCCCCGTGGGGCGCATCACCGAGGACCCGGCGACCGGCTCAGCCGCCGCATCCACGGGCGCGTACCTTCGCCAGCACGGCTTCGTCGGACGCACGATCCAGATCCGTCAGGGAGTTCACGTCGGACGTCCGAGCCTGCTCGCCGTGACGATCCCGCCGTCCGGCGGCATCACGGTGTCGGGCGGCGCGACACGCATCGGCTGA
- the paaE gene encoding 1,2-phenylacetyl-CoA epoxidase subunit PaaE, translating into MSLFTSAERPSAASAPRQTSATPRTRARFHTLTVEEVRPLTEDSVEVTFTVPPELADEYDHLPGQYVALRTTLDGVEVRRSYSLCRPPEHRGDGQPTRLSVAVKRDEGGLFSTWAQTGLHPGFRIDVMSPQGTFTSALPDLDHRHVVGIAAGSGITPLMALAHTVLSRSETSRFTLLYTNRSTLDVMFLEDLADLKDRYPTRLTLHHVLSREQRTAPLLSGRIDEPKLRTILRVLIDPSDVDEWFLCGPLSLVDLCREVLADVGVSREHIRFELFTTGDEPLRTARPVTVREGEKTVRIEISLDGVSSTVESPVDAHESVLNAALRVRPDAPFACAGGVCGTCRARVIEGSVTMTENYALEPDELERGYVLTCQSHPTSDRLVVDYDV; encoded by the coding sequence ATGTCCCTCTTCACATCGGCGGAGCGCCCCTCCGCGGCATCCGCTCCCCGGCAGACCTCGGCGACCCCTCGCACGCGTGCACGCTTCCACACCCTGACGGTCGAGGAGGTGCGCCCCCTCACCGAGGATTCGGTCGAGGTCACCTTCACCGTCCCGCCGGAGCTGGCCGACGAGTACGACCACCTGCCGGGCCAGTACGTCGCCCTGCGCACGACGCTGGACGGCGTGGAGGTGCGCCGCTCGTACTCGCTGTGCCGGCCGCCGGAGCACCGTGGCGACGGGCAGCCCACGCGCCTGAGCGTCGCGGTGAAGCGCGACGAGGGCGGACTCTTCTCCACCTGGGCGCAGACGGGACTGCACCCCGGCTTCCGCATCGACGTGATGAGCCCTCAGGGCACCTTCACCTCGGCGCTGCCCGATCTCGACCACCGGCACGTCGTCGGCATCGCGGCCGGCTCCGGCATCACCCCGCTCATGGCGCTCGCCCACACGGTGCTCTCGCGCTCCGAGACGTCGAGGTTCACGCTGCTCTACACCAACCGCTCGACGCTCGACGTGATGTTCCTGGAGGATCTGGCCGACCTCAAGGACCGCTATCCGACCCGCCTCACGCTGCACCACGTGCTCTCGCGCGAGCAACGGACGGCCCCGCTCCTGTCCGGCCGCATCGACGAGCCGAAGTTGCGGACCATCCTGCGGGTGCTGATCGACCCGTCCGACGTCGACGAGTGGTTCCTCTGCGGCCCGCTGTCTCTCGTCGACCTGTGCCGCGAGGTCCTCGCCGACGTCGGCGTCTCCCGCGAGCACATCCGCTTCGAGCTCTTCACGACCGGCGACGAGCCGCTGCGCACCGCGAGACCCGTGACGGTGCGCGAGGGCGAGAAGACTGTGCGGATCGAGATCAGCCTCGACGGCGTCTCCTCGACCGTCGAGAGTCCGGTCGACGCGCATGAGTCGGTGCTCAACGCCGCGCTGCGCGTGCGACCCGACGCCCCGTTCGCCTGCGCAGGCGGCGTGTGCGGCACGTGCCGGGCCCGCGTCATCGAGGGCAGCGTCACGATGACCGAGAACTACGCGCTGGAGCCGGACGAGCTCGAGCGCGGCTACGTGCTCACCTGCCAGTCCCACCCCACGAGCGACCGCCTCGTGGTCGACTACGACGTCTGA
- a CDS encoding class II glutamine amidotransferase, with protein MCRLFAFVSPDRSSVRALLGDPGLERMLSLARLHGDGWGWAGTPDAGQQPMARKSALSAASDPTFDEAITTPAHAAMVHLRWATSGLPVAERNAHPFFADGVAFEHNGSLTPVARVRELLAPDTLATLGGDTDSEMYFGLVRERLAKGIGLRDAVAHAARRLRDAFPLASLNAIALDATHMVVVRASARSVLSDSDLDELALHPHLPEEHNEDYFALRWKRLHDGTLLVGSTGVAEYNWDALPPESVTSIDLADLTTSTVALHPERR; from the coding sequence ATGTGCCGGCTGTTCGCCTTCGTCTCCCCCGACCGATCGTCCGTACGCGCACTGCTCGGCGACCCCGGTCTGGAGCGGATGCTGTCCCTCGCCCGCCTGCACGGAGACGGATGGGGCTGGGCCGGCACGCCCGACGCGGGACAGCAGCCGATGGCGCGCAAGTCCGCGCTCTCCGCAGCATCCGACCCCACCTTCGACGAGGCGATCACGACGCCGGCGCACGCCGCCATGGTGCACCTGCGCTGGGCGACGTCGGGACTCCCCGTCGCAGAACGCAACGCCCACCCGTTCTTCGCCGACGGCGTCGCGTTCGAGCACAACGGCTCGCTCACGCCGGTGGCGCGCGTCCGTGAGCTGCTTGCGCCGGATACCCTCGCGACGCTGGGCGGCGACACCGACAGCGAGATGTACTTCGGGCTCGTCCGGGAGCGGCTCGCGAAGGGAATCGGCCTCCGCGATGCCGTCGCCCACGCCGCGCGCCGGCTGCGAGATGCGTTCCCCCTCGCGAGCCTCAACGCCATCGCCCTCGACGCGACCCACATGGTCGTCGTCCGTGCCAGCGCTCGGAGCGTGCTCTCGGATTCCGACCTCGATGAGCTCGCGCTGCACCCGCATCTGCCCGAGGAGCACAACGAGGACTACTTCGCGTTGCGGTGGAAGCGGCTCCACGACGGGACGCTCCTCGTCGGCTCGACGGGCGTCGCGGAATACAACTGGGACGCACTGCCTCCTGAGTCGGTGACGAGCATCGACCTCGCCGACCTCACGACCTCCACCGTCGCGCTGCATCCGGAGCGTCGCTAG
- a CDS encoding VOC family protein, producing the protein MTWKIELIFVPVTDVDRAKEFYTKIGFNPDHDQTPYEGLRFVQMTPPGSACSIAFGTGLDIPLEPGQQKTIQVVVPDADEAKAQLEAVGVATRGVEDLGWGRFVWFDDPDGNTWTLQELPDYAAAKQQEG; encoded by the coding sequence ATGACCTGGAAGATCGAGCTCATCTTCGTGCCGGTGACCGATGTCGACCGCGCGAAGGAGTTCTACACCAAGATCGGGTTCAACCCCGATCACGACCAGACTCCGTACGAGGGGCTGCGGTTCGTGCAGATGACCCCGCCGGGTTCGGCGTGCTCGATCGCGTTCGGCACCGGGCTCGACATCCCGCTCGAACCGGGCCAGCAGAAGACCATCCAGGTGGTGGTGCCCGATGCCGACGAGGCGAAGGCACAGCTCGAGGCGGTCGGCGTCGCGACGCGCGGTGTCGAAGACCTCGGCTGGGGCAGGTTCGTGTGGTTCGACGACCCCGACGGCAACACGTGGACGCTGCAGGAGCTCCCCGACTACGCCGCAGCGAAGCAGCAGGAGGGCTGA